TTTTTGGTCAGAAGTTTTGTCATCTGATAATTCTAGCAATGAGACAAGTGGTGGTATTATGGACATTGGTGCTGATAATTATCAATTTCAAGATTCATTCTCTTCATTAGGGACTGAAGAAGGAGTGTTTAGTTCAAGTTCATTGAGTTTATGCCAAGATATGGACTTTTGGCATGATGTTTATGCTAGAGCTGAGGAAATTACCGAGTTACTTGAATTGTGATCAATCTAATTATCATTGTTATTCTTAAATTTTTGACTTGTATTTTATGTTCATTCAATGGGATGAAAATCATTTCTTTGTTTCATTGTTTAGActtaattgaattgaattttggACGTGATTTCAACCTTGTTTATGTTCCTATACTTTTTTTGAGGCATCATTCCCCTGCATTTTCTAGATTTATCTTTGGTTTGatttgcaaaatataaatattttagacaacttgtttTGTTGTTTAGTGAAGGACAAAGATTTCAGTTTTTGTCCAGTTTCAAGAACATTTTTAAGATCAAATACCTAACAATTGAAATCGTCTTGTTTAGTCTCTTGTTTTTTAGCAGATCCAAACGCACTCTTGTACAATTTAGCAGATTGATTTTGTCTTACCACAAGTAACAACTCCACCATAAAACTGCAGAAAAGGTGTTTTGCAGACAAAGAAGCTATAGCACAGTCGTAGTTCACTGCAATTCTTGATGTTTTTAATGGAGTTTTAGAATTGTTACACACCTCTTCCACCTCCTCTGTCCGCAACTTCAGAGACTTATCCCTTAAGTTGGGTTAGATCACAACAAGCTGCAAATAATGGGCAAAATTGACATAGATAGAATAGCCATATGAACTCATCCTTAATAATCTACAAGACCTGTAATTAATACTAGGCCAGTTTTCTTTAAATCTAAACAAACAAGATGGATTTTTTTTGGCGTAAACCAGGTATCCTCTGCATGcaattgcagagactaatcccttgAGCCTTGTGTGACCGAAATGGACGGCAAACTCTGGCTAAGAGTTTTAACGCCCAAGCAGGGATTGAACCTAATACCTTGGTTAAACTAGATgaattttgtttcttgcttTGTTTCTACGCACCAATCAATCcaccttattaattattattacaaaacaTGAACATAAACTACAAATTCCTAGCTAATCTCTCCTGCGCCGCCATCTGCCGTCTAAACCTGTTAATAAACTCCTCTGCTCTTTCATCAATTCCTTGCATTTGAGGTGAAGCTAATGCCACTGACTCCCACATATCATCTGATGATGAACTGGTTTTCTCACATGATCTCTTGCTTGTTGATCCTTCTGCCACTTCTTTCTTCCCTCTCGGATAATCATCGATCTTCGCAGCTATTTCGATTCTTGGTCTGTAATTTGGTGTCTCTGGCTTCAAATACCCTACTACATCACAAGGAGGTTCTTTAAAGAGCTTATCAATATAAACAGGTGCAGGCTTTTTGTTGAAGCTGCAGAATACACTTCTAACAGTTGCAAACCTTTTTCGGCGAAAACGCTTAGTTGCATGAAACTTAGGTGGTTTGGCAGTGATACAAGTAGTAGATGGTTTTATAGTTTTGGTGTTTTgatgttttctttgttttttcatgGTTTTGGATTTACGAATGTTGTGAAGTTTACTACCAAGTTTTGAAGTGAAGCTTTTCCATACCTTTCTAGCAGGTGGAAGCCTTAAACTTATGCAGGACATGGAAGAAGAAAGGAAGAGAGAAATTCAAAGAAATGGATATAGGATAAATAAACTAATGTATGTGTCAAATGAAAGTTTGAGACATATCCTTTATAAAAATTGAGGGATTAGATTCTTTTTTTCAAGTGGGTTTGTTATTAAGGATTTGCTTAGTTATTACGCTGAATATTTTGACAAAAGCTGCTAAATTCTCTAGTAGATCAGCACAGAGCCACTGAAGTAGCTTAATTATTAAGCAAACTTAATGTATGTTATtgtaaaagtataaaaatagtTGTGTGTTTGTATGTGACATAATGTAGAACTTTCCCTTAAATCTAAACTGAGATTTTGTGTTTAACCTTATTCTTAACAATACCAACATTCGGGAACCTATCGACACACACAAAGTGAAATCTCTCCTTtcaattgaattatttttacgTTGGAGTCATGAATGGACAAATATAAGTTTTGATAATTGGGGGTAGCTGCCCCCACTATTTCGCTCGAGTCAAAGATTCATTTTGGTTGCTCACAAATTCTCCCATTCAATTTAGTCTCAGATAAATCCCGTAAGCTTAAGTCAGTTGTCAgtaacattgcattatatacgCAGGGGGCGGGGCTCGAACTCATCACAtttatccaccttaaaggtgggATTTCTAGCTGTTAGACTACTTgatcaggaaaaaaaaatactcaaactAGTCTTGCCATTTTTATACAGAGAATAAATTTGAGATTAATTTGTActctatataaaaatattaagggACTATTGTGGTATTAGTTTTTGTCAAAGAATAACAGAAGAAAATTGttagaaattaaaattgagtcttcactctttatttatttatttattttatgacaaATGCTTTTCCCTCTAGAAGACATTGGAAtccaaatttgttttattacCATCTTAATCCTAACA
This genomic interval from Trifolium pratense cultivar HEN17-A07 linkage group LG6, ARS_RC_1.1, whole genome shotgun sequence contains the following:
- the LOC123892437 gene encoding uncharacterized protein LOC123892437, giving the protein MSCISLRLPPARKVWKSFTSKLGSKLHNIRKSKTMKKQRKHQNTKTIKPSTTCITAKPPKFHATKRFRRKRFATVRSVFCSFNKKPAPVYIDKLFKEPPCDVVGYLKPETPNYRPRIEIAAKIDDYPRGKKEVAEGSTSKRSCEKTSSSSDDMWESVALASPQMQGIDERAEEFINRFRRQMAAQERLARNL